One window of the Candidatus Wolbachia massiliensis genome contains the following:
- a CDS encoding peptidoglycan D,D-transpeptidase FtsI family protein codes for MQALLKNKLRSLCFIVPLFIFYIIIIFRIFSLALDQFSATENLKKSNRAYKQPDILDRNGVVIATNVPTTSLYIDSTRVKNPESIAAQLCSTLNDLEYENLYKVLTSKKKFAWIKRHLTPKELLTIKSSGVPGVNFYDDTKRIYPHSNLFAHALGYTDIDGNGIAGIEAYINKAGLQRHDAGITPDKYVQLSLDARVQSIVHEELIKAVSRHQALGGVGIVLNVKNSEIISMVSLPDFNPNLQNKAEDVQKFNRASLGVYEMGSVLKFFTVAAALDANIVKTSDLYDVSTPITIGKYKIYDLYKFKIPEVTVRDIFVKSSNIGAAKIATKLGIEKQVEYFKAMKLFSPLKIEIPEKSTPIIPDKWSESTLVTASYGYGIAVTPIHLAQTAAALINNGIFHNATLMLNKKSIGEQIISRSTSREIRKLLRAAVTDGTGRKASIKAYSIGGKTGSAEKVVNGKYSKDANIASFIGVLTTLDPRYIVLIIIDEPQGMHHTGGAAAAPVVKNIINKIAPILNVTPEIYGLAHELVM; via the coding sequence ATGCAAGCATTGCTTAAAAATAAGCTCCGCTCGCTGTGTTTTATAGTACCATTATTTATATTCTATATAATAATTATTTTTCGCATATTTTCTTTAGCACTTGATCAGTTTAGCGCCACAGAGAATTTAAAAAAGAGCAATAGAGCGTACAAACAACCTGATATTTTGGATAGAAATGGAGTGGTAATAGCAACAAATGTTCCTACCACATCATTGTACATAGATTCAACCAGAGTAAAGAATCCAGAGAGTATAGCGGCGCAACTGTGCTCTACTCTAAACGACCTTGAATATGAAAATTTATATAAAGTACTCACTTCGAAAAAAAAATTTGCTTGGATAAAACGACATTTAACTCCAAAAGAGTTGCTAACAATAAAAAGCTCCGGTGTACCAGGAGTAAATTTTTACGACGACACGAAACGTATATACCCACACAGTAATTTGTTTGCGCATGCACTTGGTTATACCGACATAGATGGTAATGGTATCGCTGGAATTGAGGCGTACATAAACAAAGCTGGTCTCCAGCGTCATGACGCTGGAATAACACCTGACAAGTATGTCCAACTATCCCTAGATGCACGAGTGCAAAGCATAGTACATGAAGAATTAATTAAAGCTGTAAGTAGACATCAAGCACTTGGTGGAGTAGGAATTGTTTTAAATGTGAAAAATAGCGAAATTATTTCGATGGTCAGCCTGCCTGATTTTAATCCCAATCTACAAAACAAGGCAGAAGATGTACAAAAGTTTAACCGAGCTAGCCTTGGAGTGTATGAAATGGGATCAGTACTGAAATTTTTTACAGTAGCTGCAGCGCTTGATGCAAATATTGTAAAAACTAGTGACTTATATGATGTATCGACACCAATCACTATTGGAAAATACAAAATTTATGATCTCTACAAATTCAAAATTCCAGAAGTTACTGTACGAGATATATTCGTGAAATCATCCAACATTGGGGCAGCAAAAATTGCAACCAAACTAGGCATTGAAAAGCAAGTAGAATACTTCAAAGCCATGAAGCTATTTTCTCCTTTAAAAATAGAAATACCAGAAAAATCCACACCAATAATCCCAGATAAATGGAGCGAAAGTACTCTAGTAACGGCATCTTATGGGTATGGAATAGCTGTAACTCCAATACATCTTGCACAAACTGCAGCTGCATTAATAAACAATGGGATATTTCACAATGCAACTTTAATGCTAAACAAGAAAAGTATAGGAGAGCAAATTATTTCAAGAAGTACTTCTAGAGAAATAAGAAAATTATTACGTGCAGCAGTGACAGATGGAACAGGAAGAAAAGCAAGCATAAAAGCATATTCAATAGGAGGTAAAACTGGATCAGCGGAAAAAGTTGTAAATGGTAAATATAGCAAAGATGCAAACATAGCATCATTTATAGGAGTGCTAACTACGCTGGACCCAAGGTATATAGTGCTGATTATTATTGATGAGCCCCAGGGAATGCATCACACCGGAGGAGCTGCTGCTGCACCTGTAGTCAAGAATATTATAAATAAAATAGCACCTATACTAAATGTTACACCTGAGATATATGGCTTAGCCCACGAACTTGTAATGTAA
- the ispH gene encoding 4-hydroxy-3-methylbut-2-enyl diphosphate reductase, which produces MEIILAEPRGFCAGVKRAVDILAITLEKYKNKRQVYVLHEIVHNKYIVEDFKKQGVVFVNSIEDIKDNGGVLIFSAHGVSKNIEEEAKRRGIHVINATCPLVSKVHKEAKRYEDNGRELILIGHENHPEVKGIRGRVNSPIALVQTVGDVRNLKVKDPDNLSYVTQTTLSIDDTREIIAALKLRFPSITGPNLKDICYATQNRQNAVKKLAEIVDVVLIVGSKNSSNSNRLLDLCTVRGKRAYLIDNYSCVNKSWLQGVEKVGITAGASAPDILVNELIDYLKANANVKVSVMPGGIAENVRFKIPSLV; this is translated from the coding sequence ATGGAAATCATCTTAGCTGAACCACGCGGTTTTTGTGCAGGAGTCAAAAGAGCTGTAGACATATTAGCTATTACTTTAGAAAAATACAAAAACAAGCGCCAAGTTTATGTGCTGCACGAAATCGTCCACAATAAGTATATAGTAGAGGATTTTAAGAAGCAAGGAGTGGTTTTTGTAAACAGCATCGAAGATATTAAGGATAATGGGGGAGTGTTAATCTTCAGTGCACACGGAGTATCGAAAAATATAGAGGAGGAAGCAAAAAGAAGGGGTATTCACGTGATTAATGCAACATGTCCCTTAGTCAGTAAAGTGCATAAGGAAGCAAAAAGGTATGAGGATAATGGTAGGGAATTGATTCTAATTGGGCATGAAAATCACCCAGAAGTTAAGGGAATTAGGGGAAGAGTAAACAGCCCTATTGCTTTAGTACAAACCGTAGGGGATGTACGTAATTTAAAAGTTAAAGATCCAGATAATTTATCTTATGTGACACAAACCACTTTAAGTATCGATGACACCCGCGAAATTATTGCCGCCCTGAAGCTCAGATTTCCAAGCATTACAGGCCCTAACTTAAAAGATATATGCTATGCAACACAAAATAGGCAGAATGCTGTCAAAAAATTAGCTGAAATCGTAGACGTAGTATTGATTGTAGGAAGTAAAAATAGCTCGAATTCAAACCGCTTGTTAGATCTGTGCACCGTTAGAGGAAAAAGAGCCTACTTGATTGATAACTATAGCTGTGTGAACAAAAGTTGGTTACAAGGCGTAGAAAAGGTAGGAATCACTGCAGGTGCCTCCGCTCCTGACATATTGGTTAATGAACTAATAGACTACCTAAAAGCAAATGCGAATGTGAAAGTTTCAGTGATGCCGGGTGGTATTGCTGAAAACGTTCGGTTTAAAATACCAAGTTTAGTTTGA
- a CDS encoding DsbA family protein: MSRISFLLIFILAVASLPIINSWLSNRSQPLTDDYIGEKLDDYISRNFDKIIKTFREESIKSSHAARDNATKGKILQYNNEIFDLAYPHLGNENSNIIAVGFFDYSCGYCRAIKDDIKQLINDGKIKYIFRDAPILGNNSLKAAKSALAVYFVDKGKYFDFHYAALDHKGEFSDENILGIVKSIGINENDFHSSMQNNADKIERMIDDSKLLVRELGVGGTPFLIIGDSLFVGATDLDVLRKKVDELSHKQG; this comes from the coding sequence ATGTCTAGAATATCGTTTCTATTGATCTTTATATTAGCAGTAGCAAGCTTGCCAATAATAAATAGTTGGCTTTCAAATCGTAGCCAACCGCTAACCGATGATTATATAGGTGAGAAGTTAGATGATTATATCAGTAGAAATTTTGATAAGATTATAAAAACTTTCCGGGAGGAGTCGATTAAAAGCAGTCACGCTGCACGGGATAATGCAACTAAAGGTAAAATTTTACAGTATAACAATGAAATATTCGACCTCGCTTATCCTCACTTAGGAAATGAAAACAGCAATATCATAGCTGTGGGGTTTTTTGACTATTCTTGTGGATACTGCAGAGCCATAAAGGACGATATAAAACAGTTAATCAACGACGGAAAAATTAAGTATATTTTTAGGGATGCTCCAATACTTGGTAACAACTCTTTAAAGGCAGCAAAAAGCGCCTTAGCTGTTTACTTTGTCGATAAAGGAAAATACTTTGATTTTCATTACGCTGCTTTAGACCACAAAGGAGAATTTTCGGATGAAAATATACTAGGTATAGTGAAAAGCATAGGAATCAATGAAAACGACTTCCATAGCTCTATGCAAAACAATGCAGATAAAATTGAACGAATGATAGACGACAGCAAACTTTTAGTAAGGGAACTTGGAGTAGGTGGTACACCTTTTCTAATAATTGGGGATAGTCTGTTTGTAGGAGCAACTGATTTGGATGTATTACGCAAAAAAGTAGATGAATTAAGCCATAAACAAGGCTAG
- a CDS encoding IS630 family transposase (programmed frameshift) — protein sequence MPAAYSYDLRKKVIQALDEGESKTAVAKRFKIGRVTLYKWEKRRKETGDFQSKKLGNRGYNHKITDWNAFAEFVKKHGDKTQSEVAKLWGNISRQTIHRALKKIGFTRKKKTYGYKERNEEKRAEFLKVISAKSPEKLVYIDESGIDNTEDYPYGYCRKGERFHALKSGKKTQRVSMIAALNKGKIVAPMTFEGYCDTEIFNGWFEQFLAPILQPGQTVILDNATFHKSKKIVEFAKSVGAEIMYLPPYSPDFNDIEHYWFAIKNRVRRNIPLFKSFRHAVDSAFLHLFPLL from the exons GTGCCAGCAGCATATAGCTATGACTTAAGGAAAAAAGTCATCCAGGCGTTGGATGAAGGAGAGAGTAAAACAGCAGTAGCAAAGAGATTCAAAATTGGTAGAGTAACATTGTATAAATGGGAGAAAAGGCGCAAAGAAACAGGAGATTTTCAATCGAAGAAACTGGGGAATAGGGGCTATAATCATAAAATTACCGACTGGAATGCGTTTGCAGAATTTGTGAAAAAACATGGCGATAAAACACAGTCAGAGGTGGCTAAACTATGGGGCAATATAAGTCGTCAAACAATTCATAGAGCTCTGAAAAAAATTGGATTTACACGCA AAAAAAAGACTTATGGGTACAAAGAAAGGAACGAAGAAAAACGAGCTGAATTTTTAAAAGTTATATCTGCAAAATCTCCTGAAAAGCTGGTATATATTGATGAATCTGGTATAGACAATACAGAGGACTACCCATACGGGTATTGCAGAAAGGGAGAGAGGTTTCATGCATTAAAATCAGGTAAAAAAACGCAGCGAGTTAGCATGATTGCAGCTTTAAACAAGGGAAAAATCGTTGCACCTATGACCTTTGAAGGCTATTGTGATACAGAGATTTTTAATGGCTGGTTCGAGCAATTTCTGGCACCAATTTTACAGCCTGGACAAACGGTGATTTTGGACAATGCAACTTTTCATAAGTCTAAAAAGATTGTCGAATTTGCCAAAAGTGTTGGTGCAGAAATTATGTATCTCCCTCCCTATTCTCCTGATTTTAATGATATTGAACACTATTGGTTTGCTATCAAAAACAGAGTCAGAAGGAACATACCTCTGTTTAAATCTTTTCGCCATGCTGTCGATTCTGCTTTTCTTCATTTGTTTCCACTATTATGA
- a CDS encoding transposase family protein produces MSLNYHKVNKHPRNFRDITGLKIEEFEKIVKKVRPEWEKLEKQKKRHGRTAKLPTLEDKMLCVILYYRTYITHRFLGCLFNLHNANICRLLKKIEPLLAKKITIKKDRTLTPERILKVLADVTEQQIQQPKESKKRKRSYSGKKKMTTMKTEIVIEESGQILSVSRSYRGKIHDFRIRKQEKLLPTDSIKHADSGYQGWQKLQSNVVIPYKKYRKKLLTEEQKEHNRELASFRMRVENKIRELKIFKILSYVYRNFQKKYNMRFNIIAGLVNLRHGF; encoded by the coding sequence ATGAGTCTAAATTACCATAAAGTAAATAAACACCCAAGAAATTTTCGAGATATAACGGGATTGAAAATAGAAGAATTCGAAAAAATTGTTAAAAAAGTAAGGCCAGAGTGGGAAAAGCTTGAAAAACAGAAAAAGCGCCACGGAAGAACTGCTAAATTACCAACGCTGGAAGATAAAATGCTGTGCGTAATTTTGTATTATCGGACCTACATAACCCACAGATTTTTGGGCTGCCTTTTCAATTTACATAATGCAAATATTTGCCGACTTTTGAAGAAAATAGAGCCGCTACTGGCCAAAAAAATTACCATAAAAAAGGACAGAACCCTAACTCCAGAGAGGATTTTGAAGGTACTGGCAGATGTTACAGAACAGCAGATACAGCAGCCAAAAGAAAGCAAAAAACGTAAGAGATCTTACTCAGGAAAGAAAAAAATGACGACTATGAAAACAGAAATTGTGATCGAAGAAAGTGGGCAAATTCTATCGGTTTCAAGATCTTACCGTGGGAAAATTCACGATTTTCGGATAAGAAAACAGGAGAAATTGCTGCCTACGGACAGTATAAAGCATGCTGATTCTGGCTATCAGGGATGGCAAAAGTTGCAAAGTAATGTTGTGATACCATACAAAAAATACCGAAAAAAGCTACTAACTGAGGAGCAAAAGGAGCACAACCGAGAGTTGGCATCATTTAGAATGAGGGTCGAAAATAAGATACGAGAATTGAAAATATTCAAGATTTTGTCGTACGTTTACCGCAACTTTCAGAAAAAATATAACATGAGATTTAACATAATAGCTGGTCTCGTGAATTTGAGGCATGGGTTTTAG
- a CDS encoding NADH-quinone oxidoreductase subunit D, with protein sequence MPDLKTMMLNFGPQHPAAHGVLRLVLEMDGEVIERADPHIGLLHRGTEKLIEHKTYLQALPYFDRLDYVSPMSQEHAYSLCVEKLLQCKVPIRAKYLRVLFCELTRILNHLLNVSSQALDVGAMTPLLWLFEEREKILEFYERASGARFHAAYIRPGGVAADVPEGLIEDIAKFIEQFPKYIDDVDELLTENRIWKQRTVGISEISIKQALDWGFSGPMLRAAGLAWDLRKSQPYEVYDQLDFDIPIGQNGDCYDRYLVRMAEIRQSISLVKQCIKKIPEGPVKTEDRKISPPPRAEMKKSMEALIHHFKLYSEGYHVPEGEAYAAVEAPKGEFGVYIVSDGTNRPYRCRIRAPGFAHLQALDFMAKGHMLADIAAIIGSLDIVFGEIDR encoded by the coding sequence ATGCCAGATCTAAAGACAATGATGTTAAATTTTGGGCCTCAGCATCCAGCTGCGCATGGGGTGTTGCGTCTTGTTTTGGAGATGGATGGTGAAGTGATTGAAAGGGCTGATCCTCATATTGGGCTTTTGCACCGTGGTACCGAAAAGTTAATAGAACATAAAACGTATCTTCAAGCTCTACCTTATTTTGACCGCCTTGACTACGTATCGCCAATGTCACAAGAGCATGCGTATTCGCTGTGTGTGGAGAAATTACTGCAATGTAAAGTGCCGATCAGGGCAAAATATTTGCGTGTTTTATTTTGTGAACTCACAAGAATACTAAATCATTTGCTCAATGTTTCCTCTCAAGCACTTGACGTTGGGGCAATGACTCCTCTTTTGTGGCTTTTTGAAGAAAGGGAAAAAATACTAGAATTTTACGAAAGAGCGTCAGGCGCAAGATTTCACGCAGCTTACATTAGGCCAGGTGGAGTTGCAGCAGATGTTCCAGAAGGTTTGATTGAGGATATTGCAAAGTTTATAGAGCAATTTCCAAAGTATATAGACGATGTTGATGAGCTTTTAACGGAGAACAGAATATGGAAGCAACGCACTGTGGGAATTAGTGAAATATCAATCAAGCAGGCTCTTGATTGGGGCTTTAGTGGCCCAATGTTGCGCGCTGCTGGGCTCGCTTGGGATTTACGAAAAAGCCAACCATATGAGGTATACGATCAACTAGATTTTGATATACCAATCGGTCAAAATGGTGACTGTTACGATCGTTATTTAGTGAGAATGGCGGAGATTAGGCAATCCATTAGTCTAGTAAAGCAGTGCATAAAGAAAATACCTGAAGGACCAGTAAAAACTGAAGATAGAAAAATTTCTCCACCACCAAGAGCAGAGATGAAAAAATCGATGGAGGCTCTCATTCACCATTTTAAGCTTTACTCGGAAGGATATCATGTGCCAGAAGGTGAGGCTTATGCAGCTGTTGAGGCGCCAAAGGGTGAGTTTGGAGTGTATATAGTTTCAGATGGTACTAATAGACCCTATAGATGCCGAATAAGAGCACCTGGCTTTGCACATTTACAAGCCTTAGATTTTATGGCAAAAGGGCACATGCTCGCTGATATTGCAGCAATTATCGGCTCACTCGATATAGTTTTTGGTGAGATTGATAGGTAG
- the ssb gene encoding single-stranded DNA-binding protein: MSSGTVNKVILVGNLGKDPEIRTMQNGKEMASFPIATSESWTDKFSGVRSEKTEWHNIVIFSEGLVRIVKEFTRKGSKVYIEGSLRTRKWTDQNGSERYVTEVVLQNFNGTLTLLDSRPSSDYKPNEYKQSEPEQKSQYESFDSEVKEELIDDEIPF; this comes from the coding sequence ATGTCCAGTGGTACTGTAAACAAAGTCATATTAGTTGGTAATTTAGGGAAAGACCCTGAAATTAGAACTATGCAAAATGGCAAAGAGATGGCAAGTTTTCCAATAGCTACATCTGAAAGTTGGACTGATAAGTTCTCTGGTGTGCGCTCTGAAAAGACAGAGTGGCATAATATTGTAATTTTTAGCGAAGGATTGGTGAGAATTGTCAAAGAGTTTACGCGAAAAGGCAGTAAAGTCTACATTGAAGGCTCTTTAAGAACGAGAAAATGGACTGACCAAAATGGCAGTGAAAGGTATGTAACAGAAGTAGTATTGCAGAATTTTAATGGTACTCTTACTCTCTTGGATTCACGACCAAGTTCTGATTACAAGCCGAACGAATACAAACAAAGCGAGCCAGAGCAAAAAAGTCAGTATGAAAGTTTTGATAGCGAAGTAAAAGAAGAGCTAATCGACGATGAGATACCATTTTAA